GTTACAGCTGTGGGGGCTCATCAAAGCAGAGTCCACACGCTTACCGATAGTTTTCTCGTCGCGACAATAGCCACACATCCGGTGCGATTATTTGAATAAAGACGCAGCAGCATTCCAACCTCGCGGAAAATATTCGGAGTAGTATATGTCACTTTCGACCAAAGGCGTTTCTCCCCTAAAACTCTACCCTGCGGAGTCTACGTTTGTTACTTTGAGCTCGACAGTCATCGATGCAATCAAAGTCGTAGACGCTGCAGCAATGCAGATCGCCTTATGTATCGATGACGATAAGCGTCTTGTTGGTGTGATCACAGACGGCGATATCCGTCGCGCAATTCTGCGCGGCACCCAACTGCACAGCCCGATATCGCAGGTTCTCAATTATCAGCCTCTTGTCGCCCGCGAGGACATGAGCATGCACGAGCTGGGCCAGTTGATTTGCGCCAAGAGTCGAATCCTTCGACTGCCGGTTGTCAGCGCAGCCGGCAAGGTCATAGGCTTGTATCGGGCTGAGGAAATCGCGCCTGAGGCAGCTGGAGAGTGGCCTGTAGTGTTAATGGCCGGTGGCCTGGGTAGTCGCTTGCGCCCGTATACTGACTCGATGCCGAAGCCAATGCTGGAGGTAGGCGGACGGCCCATCCTCGAACAGATCATCTTGCAGTTCAAGTCACACGGCTTCCACCGCTTTTACCTCTCGGTGAACTACATGGCCGAGGTAATCAAATCTCACTTCGGTGACGGTAGCAATCTAGGCGTGGAGGTGAGCTACTTGGAAGAGTTCGAACGAATGGGCACTGCCGGCAGCCTGCGCTTGCTACCTACCGTGCCGGACACGCCTTTCTTTGTCATGAATGGGGACCTTCTTACGACAACTGACTTCAGCATGTTGATGCACTATCACCTCGATTGTGGTGCGGAAGCGACTATGTGCCTCCGCGAATACACAGTGGAAGTGCCGTATGGCGTCATCGAACACGAGGACGGGCGGCTGACCGGGTTCCAAGAGAAACCCAAGCACCAACATTTCGTCAACGCGGGTATATACGTTCTCAATCCTTCTGCATTGTCGCACGTTCCGGCTGAGGGCTACTTCGATATGCCCTCGCTCTTCGACAAGCTTATGGCCGATGATCCGGCAGCAGCTACGGTATATCCGCTTCGCGAGTACTGGTGTGATATCGGCCGTATCGAAGACCTCGAGCGCGCCCGGTATGATGCTGCAGAGATCATCGCTCTAAAACGGCCGCTAAGTCCTGCCGCGTAGGAGCATAAACGCCTCCGCTGCCGTGTACCCGCTCGCGGCTCCTCGCACCTTTGCGAGGGCGCCCACCGCTTCGAGGCTTCGGGGGAATGGGAACCCGCCAATTTCATCGCCGAACATCGAAGTGATGTGCAACTTCTTCTCCAATTGGCTGGAGATGTCGATATACAAATTGGGGAGGAAAGGATCGCTATTGAAAAGCCCTGCGTCTGTTTCTGATAGCGTTTCGTAGACCAGGGTCCATTTGATCGACGGGTACCGGAACCATTTCGTGCAAGCCGTTGTTGCTTCATACACCACGTGATGGTCTGAATGAGCATCTCCTCGGTGAGGAACCAAAAGAGTCGTTGGCTCCACCGACTTCACGACCGTTCCGATGGCGCTGACCATTTCGCCCATCGGAATCGTCTCAAGCTTGGCGGAGGGCAGATTGAGACGATGCACGCCAGCAAATCCATAAGCGTCGGCAACAGCCGAAATTTCCTGTTCCCGACGCGCAACCTTTTCCTGCGCCCACCCATGTTCGACAGAGATTCCAGTTACGACCAGCCAGTGGACCGATACTCCAGCCTCAATTGCTCGCAGGAGAAATCCGCCTGCTCCGAGTGTCTCATCATCAGGATGAGGCGCAACGATCATAACAGGGCCGCTGTTTGGTTCGAACATTTAGTGTCACTCCAGGATGAAACGCTTATTCAACAACTTTGGTCCGGACTCAACCTCCGCGAGTATCGCTGCAATTCTCGCGCCAGTGCGACCGTCGCCATAAGGCGTCCGGCATTGAGAAACGCGGTCGCGAAAGCCAGCATCGCGGGTTGCCTTGTCGATCGCCGCGGAGATTTCCCTTTCGTCGTAACCTGTGAAGATGACATTATCACCGCATTCGCGACCGCGCTGGCGTATGCCAACATTCACAACAGGGAGCCCGAGACTGGGGGCCTCGAGTATTCCGGCGGACGAGTTGCCTATCATCAATGATGCGTGCCGCAGCAGATTTACAAACTTCTGCCTGTCAAGATGATTGAAGACTTTGACGCGCGAACAGCGAGCGGCGAACTCCGCGATCTCCGCGCTTATTGCGTGGTTGCCCGGATCAGAGTTGGGTGCCATCGCCGCCACACGCAATTCGCTGTGCTCTAATACGCGCGTGATAGCCTTTATATGCTCGCTCGCCTGCGAAAAGTCGGTAATCGTCGGGTGGAAGAGCAGCACCACGTAGGGCGCACCGGCCCAATCTACCCCCACCGCCTCGTCCAGCTCTGCTCGGCTCATTAGAGGAACGGATAACAACCTATCGAGCCCCGACGCGCCGGTTACGTGGATCCTCCACTCCTCCTCCCCAAGCGCGCGGAGCCGCTTAGCACTCAACTCCGTTGTGACCATGTGGATATGCGCCATCTTTGATACGGCGTGGCGAATGATGTTGTCCACGTTATCATCGTCGGCGTGATCGCCACCGCCCACGTGTGCCAGCGGTATACGGTGATAGGCGGCAGCGATGGCGCCGGTCATCACTTCCTCCCTATCGCCCATGACGACAAGAAAGTCCGGCCGCTCGCGTGCGAATATATCAGTCATGCCTGTCAACTGGAGCGCCATGCCCTTGACGCGCCCAGAGAGTCCATCGGACGCGAGGAGCGAATCAACCTCACCAACGATTCGGTGACCATCCGCTCTGATCTGTTGCACCGAATACCCATGCAGACCCGTCAGGTGAGCGCCTGTGGCAATAACAGCGGCCTCCAGATCCGGTCTAGCGCCTACAGCTTCTATGATCGGCGCTAAAATGTCGTACTCCGAGCGTATTCCAGTCAGGAAATGTATCAGGCGACGGTGCATTTGCGGCCCTTCTTCTACGGACTTGCATGGACTGTTGCGTTCAGTCACTATCAAGGGGTTGACGCGTGAACGGAGTCTAGACGCGCGCGCAATTCAATAGAGATCAGAATCGAGCATCGATAGTCGCCACAATCGACTGTCAAACATGTCTTTCGATATTGGCAGAAAAGTTCGAGCCCCAAAGTATGTTACCGGCCCACCGGCCTTGAACCCCAAAGCTTCGAGGACCAATCTATGCGTCTCCTCCGGAAGGCACCAGGTTGAAATACGGGCGTGCCCGGCAGCCGATGCTCGTGCAATTACGGTTGACAACAGCGCTCGCGCGGCACTGTTGTCTGAACAGCGCAGCTCAACCAGGTCTGTCGCATCGGCACCATAGGATTTAGTGATTGCATAACCGGATATCTCACTGCCCTCACATAGGACCAGTCGCGTATACCGGTTATCAGGATGCTGGTCGAGTCGCCACGCTAGAATGGCCGCATTTCTCGCCCCGCAAATTGGCAGCTTTGGTCCAACGGCTTGAAAAAAAAGGTCAAACCGCTCGTCGATATGGTCGATCTCGACGACCGTCGAGTCTGGCCTGTAAACCTTCGAAAGAGAGCCCAAATCCAGCGTCAACGTGGGCACTTCGTAAACGTCACGCCAGCCAACCTTTAGCTGCCTGAGGGCGTGGACAGCCGCGTTGGGGAAGCCGTATACAGCCGCCACCCCCATCTCCGGGAGGTGACCATATAGCTTATTCGCGGTCTTCTCGAAAAGCCCGCGGCCTCTGTAGTCCGGGTGTGTCATTGTGGTCATGGACAAAGCGGCGGAAATTTCTGAGCCGTCCACGGACAGAGGCGCCGAATTCGCTGCATAGTGACCCACAAGCTCATCACCGGAGAACGCCAGCATCACTTTGGCCGAACCCGCAGGATGACCTAGATATCGCCACGTCCATGCGTCGCGTGACATTGACCTGGAAAACACTGTTTGAAAGAGTTTAGTGATCGCGCTTTCGTCACCCAGCTGGAACAATCGGTACTCAAACATCGACTTCACCCTGACGTTCAGCGGAGATCCTGCTCCGCGCAGATGTTATGCGCGCACCATCCGGAACATCACCTGCGACGACCGTCCCCGCGCCCACGAACGCTCCACTTCCCACCATTGCTCCAGGCACAACAATGGCGCCGGCGGCGATAAAGGAGTTGTTCCCGATCTTAGCCCCACCTAAGAGAACAGCTCCTGGCGCAATCATCACGCCCGAACCGATGACACAATCGTGATCAACGAGCGCCCCAGTATTGATAATCGAGCATGCGCCTACTCTCGCGTCCGCCTGAATCACGGCGCCTGCCATTACAACAGTACCCGTATCAATGACTGCGGACGACGAAACAATTGCCCTCGGATGCACCAACGTGGGGACGGTCGCTTCGAGCTCCAATAGTCTCTGAAATTCCCGCCACCGGATGTCTGTCCTTCCGGTTGCAGGAAACACTGCATATTCCCTCAACCAAGCGGCACCGTCGAATAGATCGCTGACGCCACCAAGAACGGGGGCACCAGCAACAATCTCTCCCCGCATCAAAGCGGGGTCCAAATACCCCGCCACCTGCCAGTGACTAGCACGCGCCACTTCGGCGACCACCTTCGCATGGCCGCCGGCGCCCAGGAGTATGAGGGATCGGCCTTCGCTCATTCGAAATCGCCCATCGAATAGAGCGTCAACGCCCTCACCTGCCGTTTCAAACGCTTTCCGATCATCTCGACTTCCAAAGACGGAGCCAATCCGGTGCCCGGACGCAGCAATATGATGTCATTTTCCGATAGCTTTTCTCCGGGCGACATGTCGCGGGCAGCAGCCAGACTGCGGCGACCCAGGCGACGCGACGATGCTTCGCATGGCTGAGGCTCCTTTCGGGCTTGACCGAGCGATCGTTCGACGATGCGAACGCCCTTCACCATCGCGGCGAATTCGGCCGGTTCCAAGGAAGCACGATGGTCCGGACCCGGGAGACCCCGATCCAACGTGAAGTGTTTTTCTATGATGCATGCGCCCAAAGCAACGGCTGCCAGCACGACCTCTATCCCTTCTGAATGATCGGAATAGCCAATTGGCAGCGATGTCACCTCTTGCATTAGCGGAATCGCCCGCAAGTGCAATTCGTCGAGGGGCGCTGGATAGCAGCTGGTGCAGTGGAGAACTGCTATCTCATTGCAACCAGAATTTCGCAATGTCGATATGCCGGTCATGACCTCTTCCATCGCGCACATACCCGTCGAGAGAATGACGGGTCGGCCGCGTTTTCCCATGTCGGTAAGGTAGGAGGTAGAAACGCAGTCGGGTGACGGAACCTTGAATGCGGGCACGTCCATTGCATCGAGCAGATCTATGCTGTCCCGGTCAAAGGGCGAGGAAAGGAAAATGATGTCTTCCGCAGAACAATGTTTCAGGAGCCGCTCGTGTGCCCTTGCGTCCAGCTCCAAGGCAGACAGCATCTGGTGCTGGTTTGTTTCCCCCGTGTTTGTCTTCTGATATGCCGCCGTCGGGGTGTCCCTGACGACCAGACGATCAGCCCGAAACGTCTGGAACTTTACGGCATCGGCCCCGGCCTTTCGCGCAGCCGAGATCATCCTCTCGGCTAATTCGATCGAACCGTTATGATTTACGCCAATTTCCGCGATGACAAAGCATGGCTCACCGTGGCCAATTGCACGGTCGCCAATCTTAAAACCAACGCTCATACCATGTACTCCTGAAAAGGGGCCGTGACGAAGATCTCCCGGGGAAGTTCGCTCTGTGTTCGAATTCCAAGCGTCCCCTTGTGTATGATCTCATCTACGATCTCCCTCAGCCTACTGTAAGTACTGTTGTCGAAGAGATGCGGATTCTTGGCCTTGAAGGCCCCTGCACCAGAGCTTGCCTTCGGCCCCAGTGCGAAGGCTTCTTCCATGGCGGCAAGCGTCTCCGCCGGGGTACAGCAAAGTGGGACGCCCAGAATCTCATCATACGCTGCTGGATAGCTCACGCCCGGCTGGCCAACAATCGCAACATTGCGTTCCAAGACCACGGCTTCGAGCGCGGTGACACTGTAGGCCGTCAGCACAAGGTCGCTGGCCATGAGAAGGTTCTTGATATCGGGGTCGATCACAGAACATATGTCGCCCGCGGCTTCATCGTCTATTATGTGTCTGTATCGCTCGATATGACCCTGCCCCTCCTCGGGATGGGTCTTGAGGAGGACCTTGACAGGCTGCATCAGACCTTTGGCCGCCTGTATTATCATCCGCCATAGAGCCATGCTTAACGCGGGCGGCATGGGCTGTGTGGGGACCGCGATGATGCGGTCGGCACCAAGCTCGAGACCAAGCCGTTCCCTTGCATGCAGACGCGCCTCTTCCGAATTGTAATAGTGCGGACGAAGTATGCGGGGAGACCCAAAAGATCGGACCCTCTCTGCCGGAATACCGAAGTGTCGGTCGTATTCCTGGACGAAATGGTCCGAGTACACGGCGGCGTAGTCTGTACGGATGCTTGTATAACGGCAATAGGCCGCGTTCAGGCAATGCGTTTCGATCGTCAAACTTGGAATGCCGCTCATCCGCGCGACAGCCCCGACGATTGCGTTGGTTGATGTTCGTATAGGGGAAATCGCGATGGCATCATACTCGTAGGATTCTAACAGCCTCTTCGCAAGAGCAATCTGGCCGACTTGCCGAAGCATGAAATCCACAAGTCCATCTCTAACGACACAGGCCAGAGCGTTGATGACCGCTGGATCGCGTTTCCACTCGCTTGCCAGGTTCGAGATTGGAGCCGCGAAGGCCGTAAATGTCGATGCACGGACGGCGGTACTTGCGCGGGCGTCCGGAACGGGTGAAACTGCGCGCATGAATCCTGGTAGAGAGGCATCGTTCTGCTTCAAACTGCTGAGCACGGGATCATCAGCGGCTCGACTGATGCTTTCGTGAAACGACCTCTCCCGCCCCTGCGTCCACACCACATCGACATTGAAATGCGTCTGCAGTGCGGAAGCGATTTGCACCGCATTGTAGCCGTATGCGCGGGTCTCATTTGAAATCAGCGCTATGTTGCGGCGCCCCCTTTGATGGCTACCTCGTCTATAACGAGGCAGCTTGGTTGCCTTTCGGAGATACGCTCGCACGGCTTCAGGCGCGACACTGAGTGGGGTTTCACTGAACTCTCTGATGTCTTCGAAGATTCTGGGTAAGTAACCTCCTGCTGTTCCGCGCCGCGCTCCCATGTCGACTTGGCGCGCTTCGAACTTGATCTGCGCGCTCCCCGGCTGCCAGCAACAAGCTTCAATGCGCGGATCCCCGACGAGGTTCGGCACAGCAGCGCATAAACCATAAAGCTCCCGATTTTCCGAAAACGATACGATTACGCTATCGAAAGTCGGTTCCTGGAGCGCTTGAGCGACGCCCTCCATGCGAAGCATCTTGAAAAAAATGAAGTCCGCGACCCCGAGAGTAAAGTCGGCTTTTGCGCCGTCGAATTCGGGTATCTCGGTTTCGATCCAAGGATTGGCCTCAAAAAAAGCGTTGGAGAGGGCGGCAGCTGCCTTGTGGCTGGCTTCGTGCAACCGGTGATACCGACGATGAAAACGATCAACACGCGACCGTGCGTGCTCAATCGTTATGTCTATGCCCGGCAGTTCAGCTTGGACCGCCGCGAGATCAGCGTGACCGTAGAGATCTCCGTATCGGATGATCGTCAGTCTCTTGGCTCCGGCAGCCAGACGGCTCATGACCTTTGGATGCAATTCGCCATCGATGACTAGCAAACGGTTGCGGCATGGCGCAGGGCGACTGAGGGCGTGTGCGCCATTCGGAGCGACCGAGGCATCTGCTCCCTGTCCAAGCGGCCTCAGAAATATCGCTTTCACAGCTGATGGGATCACCGGCTGGTTTGATCCTTTTGTGATCAAAGCCAGCAAGGCTTCAAGTAAGTCCGCTTCACCTCGCTCCAACAGCGCCACGGCCAGGCCTGCGATACGGGCGGGATCTCCGCGCGTACTGTCGGCGAGTTGAGGCACCATCTCTCTTAGTCTCGCCGAGGACGTCGGATCGTCAGTCTCACATAAAAGAATCCGATAATCTTTAGGTCGAGGTTTCGCGCAAAGGTAGCTTTGAACCAAGCTATCGCCGATGTCCTGACCGTAGCGTGTCACAAGCCGCTTGTGAAGCCAGAGCAGCCTCGCCCTTGTGCGCCGGCGAAGCGGAAAGTGGGTCATCCATCCAATAGCAGCTCGCGGCCCCAGAGCGCCCGCCAGCAAACTCATCATGGCTCGAGAGTAGCGCGCTTCGAGGTTATTCGGGAGATATGCAAGAATGCGGTTCATGAGCATTATTTTTGTTCAAAAAAGACGACGCGATATTCAGGCTGCATTCGCGCCTAGTTGCCTGCGAGAGGAGCGGAATGGCGTTAGGCGACACGGACGAAGTTGTCCAGATCTTTCAATGATGGCCCCTGACCAATCTGTGCTCAAAGCTGCTATCGAGGGCGCAACTGTAAATCCTGTTGGAGCGAGGGCCCCCGAGGCACAGAGCTGCGCTAAGCTCTTTTCTCAACCTCTGGGAATTAGACCAAACGGGTTAATTCCTTGTCAAAGAAGTTTCCTAGCCTGGGCTTTGCCGGAGTTGAAGGAACGAACACCCCGCCAGCAATTTCCTCTGCATTTGTCAAACTCATAAGTCGTGTTCCTCTGTCGGACCTCATCGACGCTGAAGTGTTTAAGGCAGATGCAGCGCGGCGCGTCAAGCGTGGTCCTGCGGCTAGCGTTCGCACGGACAATTTAAGGGCGGGGACGGCGCATCTCAGCCAATCGACGGATCACCGCCTCTAAACACGAGGGCCCCCCTGTTTCGGGATCAAAATATTGCGAATGCATAAGGTACGCGGCAGCGAAAATCTCGCGGGCGGACAGGCGTCGCGTCCGACGGGCACTCGTCTGTCGATCGTCGGTAACACCCCAACCGGCATAAAACGGCAGACCGACGCAGGTAACGGGAATGCCGCGCAATACTGCTTCGAAGCCCATCAGGGAGGTAATCGTATAAACGTGGTCGGCTACGTCGAGTGCGTCGGCAGGCGTCACGTCCATATCCAGAATATCGCAGAGATGTGACACCTCGGCTGGATCAGAAACACCCGCCCGCTTTTTGCGCAAGATTTCGGGGTGAGGTTTGTAGACCACCTGGGCGCCAGGATTTTCCAACGCGGCAAGTCTGACGAGTTCGTTGTTGTTGAAGGGCCTGTCACACCCATAAGCAATCGCTGCATCTGTCTCCACCTGACCGACCACAAGCACGCGTTTCCTTATTTTAGGACCGAGCAACGTGTCGATGTCCACGTGCTTGCCCATATTGTATTTACTCACTCGCAAGTCGAGTAGCATCCGGATGCATGCATCGGCGCGCTCCATCAGTGCCGTATCCGCTCGGAAATCATAAGTCTGCAGCGTTCGCTCCAACTCCGATGGATTTTTCGCGTCATAGTGGACCGTTCGTCTGTCGATGATCAAGGAGGCCGGCGCAGCGTTCAGGGTGCCGAGTGATACGGAGCGAACGAAGCCATCCTCAACATAGAAGAAAGGAATGCGAAACTGCCGACAAAATGCCTTCAAGAAGGCCGGATACTTGAAACCCCAAACGAAGACACTTGGCCGTGGGACTAGCAGAAGCCGCAAAGGCCAACCTTGCAAAAACATCAGTTTGGGATTGCGGGTAACCACAGTGCATTGCAAATCCGGGAACCAGCGGGGGATGTATTGTTTCCATGGTTTGAACCCAAAGAAAACGGCTTGCCGTGCCATGAGCCTCTCCAGTCTTTGGGGAGTATATTCCGGAAGGAGCGGTGCGTTTCAATATCAGAACTCGCAAGTCGCCGTGGCGAAGCGTATCTGGCTATTCGACTACTCAACCTTCTCTCATTGCTCTTGCCGAGAAAGTGAAAAGTGAGAGGCCGACGAACACACTGATCGCTGTGAATGTGTAGAGGTAGTTTAGATCCAACCCCTGCGCCCAATATTCAGGATATACGCCCTTCCTAAAAAGGATGATAGCGTGGACGACAGGATTGAATAGCAGCACATCGTCGAATGGATGCGGGATTAAATGTGGTAAGAAGAGTACCCCAGATAGCAGCATAAGGGGACGCATTACCACGCCGAAGATTTGCTCATATATTGGGAAGCGAGCAAACAGGGCAATATTGGAAAGACCAACACCTAAGCCCAAGAGTGTCGCCAGGAAGCAAGCCCCCGCGGCAGAGGCTAAGTCGATATGCAGCGTGAGATCGCTCTCCAAGGCCACCACATTCATTACGATAATTACGATGAGAAACGACGTGGATGCTTGCAACAAATAACGCGACGAAACGGCATCCGCCGGCGTGACCATCGGATAACTCAAAAGAGCCTTGTTGGACTTTATCGTGCCGGAGACGAATGACTGCATCGTCTGATAACAGTGAAATGGCAAGTAGCCCGTGGCAAAGAATAGGGGGAAACTGGTGCCGAGCGCAGGCAATCTGGCGATTGTCTGAAATATCAGGGTCAACATCACGACGTGGGCGACCGGGTCAAAAAGCGCCCACAGGTAACCCCCGGGCTTGCCACCATACCTTGTAGACATCTCCCTAATCATCAAAGCCGCGGTAACGCGGGCATGTTGTCTGATAAGCTCCACAAACACCTCAGATCTTCAAGAGCGCCATAAAGTTTTCAGCCATAAGCGCGTGCCCCGCTGCCGACAGATGCATCCCATCGGGTGACAAGGTCTTCTGTGTTCCCTGTTCCCAGCAGATCCGGTCCATATCAATGAGGTTGCATCGCTCGCGTTTGGCAACATCATATACTGCCATGTTGAAGCGGTTAAAGCTCCATGACATGTGCGGCGTTTTGGCGGCAAACTTCGTCGGTGGCTGAATGATAGTGACAAAGGTGACTGAGCGAGCCCCATTGGAGCGGGCCAACTTCGCGGCTTCCTCGAGGCGCTTCTCGTAGACTGTCAGTGGAGTGTAGGTATGATCGAAATCACTCTCAACCAGAGGTGTGCGATATACTTGAGCAAATTGTACAATCTTCTGGCGAATCTCTACCGTCAGAGTCGAGAGTGCCAATCGCTGCTCTTCCATGAACATGCGGACAACGCAGTCATTGAGTCCGATATGAATGAGCACGTCAGCGTTGCGACAGTCTGCCCGCGATCGAAGAGCCTTAAGCATGAACTCAGTAGTGCCATAGCGCCGGCACAAAGGCTGGACCGACGCGCTCCCACTCTCGAGCATGCTTTCCAGTATTTTTCCAGAAGCTGTCATCTCGAAATTTGTAGCCTCAATCTTGGATCCGGGAACCCCTCTCGGAAGCCCAAGAGAATCGCTGACTATCACTGCCTTCCTGAGAGTCTCTCCCTCCGAGGAATGCATTCTCGCATGTTGCTCAAAATCAGCTGACTCCTGATCGAGCTTTGTATGCTCGTCTTCGATTGCCGCCACGACTTTCGGAGGATCGGCGTGAACCAGCTTTGAACGCGCATCCTTAAAGCATGCGATAGCCTCTTTTATCTCTCCTTTTCTGGCCAACACACCGGCCCTGTCGATAAGAGCCTCAATTTCTACCAATCTCTTTTCGGACGATCCGAACATAGCATTAAAACCTGAAAATCCTCTGCAGCCAAAGAGAGTTCGCATCCACGCACTTCCCTGAATCGCTATTTCCCTTCTTTCAGGAGCCAAGTTTAAGAGCACGGATTGCCTCCCCTCAATCGCCGCGGATCCGGCCGCCTAATCAGCATCAATCGAACACAACGTCAATGACTCACAATCGAGCGGATAAGGGCTCGGTGCGCCTATCCCCAGCGTTGCGAACCTGCGTTTTGCCTGATAGTCGTCGCCGTGATCGATCCACGAGGACAATGATATGCAAATTCCTGGCTCAGTACTTGCTTTGATCCCAGCAAG
The genomic region above belongs to Sinorhizobium mexicanum and contains:
- a CDS encoding nucleotidyltransferase family protein, with amino-acid sequence MSLSTKGVSPLKLYPAESTFVTLSSTVIDAIKVVDAAAMQIALCIDDDKRLVGVITDGDIRRAILRGTQLHSPISQVLNYQPLVAREDMSMHELGQLICAKSRILRLPVVSAAGKVIGLYRAEEIAPEAAGEWPVVLMAGGLGSRLRPYTDSMPKPMLEVGGRPILEQIILQFKSHGFHRFYLSVNYMAEVIKSHFGDGSNLGVEVSYLEEFERMGTAGSLRLLPTVPDTPFFVMNGDLLTTTDFSMLMHYHLDCGAEATMCLREYTVEVPYGVIEHEDGRLTGFQEKPKHQHFVNAGIYVLNPSALSHVPAEGYFDMPSLFDKLMADDPAAATVYPLREYWCDIGRIEDLERARYDAAEIIALKRPLSPAA
- a CDS encoding PIG-L deacetylase family protein; this translates as MFEPNSGPVMIVAPHPDDETLGAGGFLLRAIEAGVSVHWLVVTGISVEHGWAQEKVARREQEISAVADAYGFAGVHRLNLPSAKLETIPMGEMVSAIGTVVKSVEPTTLLVPHRGDAHSDHHVVYEATTACTKWFRYPSIKWTLVYETLSETDAGLFNSDPFLPNLYIDISSQLEKKLHITSMFGDEIGGFPFPRSLEAVGALAKVRGAASGYTAAEAFMLLRGRT
- the neuC gene encoding UDP-N-acetylglucosamine 2-epimerase, which gives rise to MHRRLIHFLTGIRSEYDILAPIIEAVGARPDLEAAVIATGAHLTGLHGYSVQQIRADGHRIVGEVDSLLASDGLSGRVKGMALQLTGMTDIFARERPDFLVVMGDREEVMTGAIAAAYHRIPLAHVGGGDHADDDNVDNIIRHAVSKMAHIHMVTTELSAKRLRALGEEEWRIHVTGASGLDRLLSVPLMSRAELDEAVGVDWAGAPYVVLLFHPTITDFSQASEHIKAITRVLEHSELRVAAMAPNSDPGNHAISAEIAEFAARCSRVKVFNHLDRQKFVNLLRHASLMIGNSSAGILEAPSLGLPVVNVGIRQRGRECGDNVIFTGYDEREISAAIDKATRDAGFRDRVSQCRTPYGDGRTGARIAAILAEVESGPKLLNKRFILE
- a CDS encoding GNAT family N-acetyltransferase → MFEYRLFQLGDESAITKLFQTVFSRSMSRDAWTWRYLGHPAGSAKVMLAFSGDELVGHYAANSAPLSVDGSEISAALSMTTMTHPDYRGRGLFEKTANKLYGHLPEMGVAAVYGFPNAAVHALRQLKVGWRDVYEVPTLTLDLGSLSKVYRPDSTVVEIDHIDERFDLFFQAVGPKLPICGARNAAILAWRLDQHPDNRYTRLVLCEGSEISGYAITKSYGADATDLVELRCSDNSAARALLSTVIARASAAGHARISTWCLPEETHRLVLEALGFKAGGPVTYFGARTFLPISKDMFDSRLWRLSMLDSDLY
- a CDS encoding acetyltransferase; the protein is MSEGRSLILLGAGGHAKVVAEVARASHWQVAGYLDPALMRGEIVAGAPVLGGVSDLFDGAAWLREYAVFPATGRTDIRWREFQRLLELEATVPTLVHPRAIVSSSAVIDTGTVVMAGAVIQADARVGACSIINTGALVDHDCVIGSGVMIAPGAVLLGGAKIGNNSFIAAGAIVVPGAMVGSGAFVGAGTVVAGDVPDGARITSARSRISAERQGEVDV
- the neuB gene encoding N-acetylneuraminate synthase, encoding MSVGFKIGDRAIGHGEPCFVIAEIGVNHNGSIELAERMISAARKAGADAVKFQTFRADRLVVRDTPTAAYQKTNTGETNQHQMLSALELDARAHERLLKHCSAEDIIFLSSPFDRDSIDLLDAMDVPAFKVPSPDCVSTSYLTDMGKRGRPVILSTGMCAMEEVMTGISTLRNSGCNEIAVLHCTSCYPAPLDELHLRAIPLMQEVTSLPIGYSDHSEGIEVVLAAVALGACIIEKHFTLDRGLPGPDHRASLEPAEFAAMVKGVRIVERSLGQARKEPQPCEASSRRLGRRSLAAARDMSPGEKLSENDIILLRPGTGLAPSLEVEMIGKRLKRQVRALTLYSMGDFE
- a CDS encoding CDP-glycerol glycerophosphotransferase family protein — its product is MNRILAYLPNNLEARYSRAMMSLLAGALGPRAAIGWMTHFPLRRRTRARLLWLHKRLVTRYGQDIGDSLVQSYLCAKPRPKDYRILLCETDDPTSSARLREMVPQLADSTRGDPARIAGLAVALLERGEADLLEALLALITKGSNQPVIPSAVKAIFLRPLGQGADASVAPNGAHALSRPAPCRNRLLVIDGELHPKVMSRLAAGAKRLTIIRYGDLYGHADLAAVQAELPGIDITIEHARSRVDRFHRRYHRLHEASHKAAAALSNAFFEANPWIETEIPEFDGAKADFTLGVADFIFFKMLRMEGVAQALQEPTFDSVIVSFSENRELYGLCAAVPNLVGDPRIEACCWQPGSAQIKFEARQVDMGARRGTAGGYLPRIFEDIREFSETPLSVAPEAVRAYLRKATKLPRYRRGSHQRGRRNIALISNETRAYGYNAVQIASALQTHFNVDVVWTQGRERSFHESISRAADDPVLSSLKQNDASLPGFMRAVSPVPDARASTAVRASTFTAFAAPISNLASEWKRDPAVINALACVVRDGLVDFMLRQVGQIALAKRLLESYEYDAIAISPIRTSTNAIVGAVARMSGIPSLTIETHCLNAAYCRYTSIRTDYAAVYSDHFVQEYDRHFGIPAERVRSFGSPRILRPHYYNSEEARLHARERLGLELGADRIIAVPTQPMPPALSMALWRMIIQAAKGLMQPVKVLLKTHPEEGQGHIERYRHIIDDEAAGDICSVIDPDIKNLLMASDLVLTAYSVTALEAVVLERNVAIVGQPGVSYPAAYDEILGVPLCCTPAETLAAMEEAFALGPKASSGAGAFKAKNPHLFDNSTYSRLREIVDEIIHKGTLGIRTQSELPREIFVTAPFQEYMV
- a CDS encoding capsular polysaccharide biosynthesis protein; this encodes MARQAVFFGFKPWKQYIPRWFPDLQCTVVTRNPKLMFLQGWPLRLLLVPRPSVFVWGFKYPAFLKAFCRQFRIPFFYVEDGFVRSVSLGTLNAAPASLIIDRRTVHYDAKNPSELERTLQTYDFRADTALMERADACIRMLLDLRVSKYNMGKHVDIDTLLGPKIRKRVLVVGQVETDAAIAYGCDRPFNNNELVRLAALENPGAQVVYKPHPEILRKKRAGVSDPAEVSHLCDILDMDVTPADALDVADHVYTITSLMGFEAVLRGIPVTCVGLPFYAGWGVTDDRQTSARRTRRLSAREIFAAAYLMHSQYFDPETGGPSCLEAVIRRLAEMRRPRP
- a CDS encoding ABC transporter permease; the encoded protein is MELIRQHARVTAALMIREMSTRYGGKPGGYLWALFDPVAHVVMLTLIFQTIARLPALGTSFPLFFATGYLPFHCYQTMQSFVSGTIKSNKALLSYPMVTPADAVSSRYLLQASTSFLIVIIVMNVVALESDLTLHIDLASAAGACFLATLLGLGVGLSNIALFARFPIYEQIFGVVMRPLMLLSGVLFLPHLIPHPFDDVLLFNPVVHAIILFRKGVYPEYWAQGLDLNYLYTFTAISVFVGLSLFTFSARAMREG